One Spirochaetaceae bacterium genomic window, GGCAACGCGCCGAGCGCAATCTCCGTTACCCCGTCCATCTCGAGGTCGTATTGGGCGATGTCGAGCGGCAGGTAGCCCACCCCTCGATTGATGGTCGGATTGGCACTGAGCAGGATACCCACCAGCTCCAGCTCCAACACCTGCATCGCTCCATGCCGGGTGCGGGTCCGAACCTCGACGAAATCGCCGACCGACAATCCCAGGTCGTCGGTCGTCCAGGAGCCCAGAATGAGCCCCGGCATACCCGCTTCCACGTATGAGCTGCCCGGCAACAGAGCGTCGCGCAGCCGGAACACCTCCTCGTCCGTATCCGGATCGATGCCGACAAACCGAATCGGCAATGACCCCTCGCCGAAGAACAACTCGCCGACAAAGCTGATGCGCGGGGTGTTGGCGATGCCGCGCTCGGTCAGTGCGTTCGTGATCGGCACATAGTCGGCCAGCTCGTGCTTCAGCGCCACCCGGTCCAAGTCCTCCAACTGGGCGCTCGTCACCACCTTGCCGGAGCCGGTCTCATACCAGACAAGATTGCGCTGAGACTCCTGGTCGATGCCCCCCAACATGGAGTCCATGAAAATCAGCACGGCAACGCTGAACGCCAGGGCTATCGTGGTAATCACGGTGCGGCGCCGGTGCCGGCTCAGATTCCGCCACGCCAGCCGGAGCAGGAACTTCGCGTCACCACGCCCCGGCGACGACATCGCCGGGGACGCCGGGGCGGCTGTCACCGCGTTCGACGAAAGGGAAGCCATCGCCGATCCTA contains:
- a CDS encoding FtsX-like permease family protein is translated as MASLSSNAVTAAPASPAMSSPGRGDAKFLLRLAWRNLSRHRRRTVITTIALAFSVAVLIFMDSMLGGIDQESQRNLVWYETGSGKVVTSAQLEDLDRVALKHELADYVPITNALTERGIANTPRISFVGELFFGEGSLPIRFVGIDPDTDEEVFRLRDALLPGSSYVEAGMPGLILGSWTTDDLGLSVGDFVEVRTRTRHGAMQVLELELVGILLSANPTINRGVGYLPLDIAQYDLEMDGVTEIALGALPSVLGRPIAVPGGAFLSREIERLNAQLGARFADVAVVGWPQIARDYLALMESKSSSNAMLLFLIFLIAAVGISNTMLIAVYERIREFGMMRALGMDDAAVRATMVFEAGIIGLLGSLAGLVLGAAATFWLVNWGIDVSGLYGDVSIGYRVTGEFRGAWNPGTMATAVVFGVLASMAIALVPARRALRLDVVQSLRHE